The DNA sequence AGGACGACTCCGCGTTGCACACTGCGATCGCTGCGGCGCTCGGCGAGCTCGAGGCCAACGGCACCTACGCCAAGATCCTGCACACCTGGGGCCAGACCGACCTCGACATCCGGAAGTGACCGGAGGTCCGTCGGTATGCATTTCGATTGGCAGTTCTTCTGGAAGTCGTTGTTCACGCCCAGCACTACCTTCGTCGACGGTCTGATCCTCACCATCGTCATCTCTGTGGTGGCGATGGCGCTGGCCACCGTCGTCGGCCTGGGCATCGCGCTGCTGCGGCGATCCCGCTTCGCCGTCTTGCGCTGGTGTGCAAGCCTGTACATCTGGGCGGTGCGCGGGACACCCCTACTGGTGCAGCTGGTGATCATCTACACCGGCCTGGCGGCCGTCGGCCTCTACCAATTCCGTGACGTCTCGTTCTTCGGTCTGTCGATCAAGGCGGCCATCCAGGCGGCGATCGTCGGGCTGACCATCAACGAGAGTGCCTATATCGCCGAAATCATTCGTGCAGGCCTTGATTCGGTGCCCAAAGGTCAGTTCGAGGCGGCCGAGTCGCTGGGTATGAAGCCGGCCAAGGTGATGCGGTGGATCATCGTGCCGCAGTCGCTGCGCGTCATGGTGCCGCCGATGGGGAACTCGTTCAACGGCATGATGAAGACCACCTCGGTCCTGTCGGTGATCGGTGTCAGCGAGATGTTCCTGGTGACGCAGTCGATCAGCTCGGCGACCTTCCACACCTTCGAGATCTTCATCGTTGCGGCGCTGTACTACCTGGCGTTGACCACCATC is a window from the Mycolicibacterium anyangense genome containing:
- a CDS encoding amino acid ABC transporter permease, yielding MHFDWQFFWKSLFTPSTTFVDGLILTIVISVVAMALATVVGLGIALLRRSRFAVLRWCASLYIWAVRGTPLLVQLVIIYTGLAAVGLYQFRDVSFFGLSIKAAIQAAIVGLTINESAYIAEIIRAGLDSVPKGQFEAAESLGMKPAKVMRWIIVPQSLRVMVPPMGNSFNGMMKTTSVLSVIGVSEMFLVTQSISSATFHTFEIFIVAALYYLALTTIWTVIQAEIENRLARQLGIHQRVRITQRLLGARRSPVSVPSQA